The following coding sequences lie in one Stenotrophomonas rhizophila genomic window:
- a CDS encoding LpxL/LpxP family Kdo(2)-lipid IV(A) lauroyl/palmitoleoyl acyltransferase, with translation MSDNASTATRPSLRDPRNWPMFAVMFAAFGVARLPWMLQRALGRGVGTVAYRLAGSRRRAAEVNLRLCFPEKDEAWRQRLLRDSFDALGVGIFEFARAWWGSIDSIRPQVQIEGLEHLQRLQAEGRGVLLVSGHFMTLEMCGRLLCDHVDLSGMYRKHRNPVYEWAVKFGRLRYAKAMYANEDIRATVRHLKKGGFLWYAPDQDMRGKDTVFVPFFGHTAATITATHQLSRMTGCAVVPYFHRREGGRYFLKIGAPLENFPSEDVEADTARVNQAIEAMVREAPDQYLWIHRRFKRQPGGRSDYYR, from the coding sequence ATGTCAGATAACGCTTCCACCGCCACCCGCCCGTCCCTGCGCGACCCGCGCAACTGGCCGATGTTCGCCGTCATGTTCGCCGCCTTCGGCGTGGCCCGGCTGCCCTGGATGCTGCAGCGCGCGCTGGGCCGCGGCGTTGGCACCGTGGCCTACCGCCTGGCCGGCAGCCGCCGGCGCGCGGCCGAGGTCAACCTGCGCCTATGTTTCCCGGAAAAGGACGAAGCCTGGCGGCAGCGCCTGCTGCGCGACAGCTTCGACGCCCTGGGCGTGGGCATCTTCGAGTTCGCCCGGGCCTGGTGGGGCAGCATCGACAGCATCCGCCCGCAGGTGCAGATCGAAGGGCTGGAGCACCTGCAGCGCCTGCAGGCCGAAGGCCGCGGCGTGCTGCTGGTCTCGGGCCACTTCATGACGCTGGAGATGTGCGGGCGCCTGTTGTGCGACCACGTGGATCTGTCGGGCATGTACCGCAAGCACCGCAACCCGGTGTACGAATGGGCGGTGAAGTTCGGCCGGCTGCGCTATGCCAAGGCGATGTATGCCAACGAGGACATCCGCGCCACCGTGCGCCACCTGAAGAAGGGCGGGTTCCTGTGGTACGCCCCGGACCAGGACATGCGCGGCAAGGACACCGTGTTCGTGCCGTTCTTCGGGCACACCGCCGCCACCATCACCGCCACCCACCAGTTGTCCCGCATGACCGGTTGCGCGGTGGTGCCGTATTTCCATCGCCGCGAAGGCGGCCGGTATTTCCTCAAGATCGGCGCACCGCTGGAGAATTTCCCCAGCGAGGATGTGGAAGCCGATACCGCACGCGTCAACCAGGCCATCGAAGCGATGGTGCGCGAAGCACCGGATCAGTACCTGTGGATCCACCGCCGCTTCAAGCGCCAGCCGGGCGGCCGCAGCGATTATTACCGGTAG
- a CDS encoding O-antigen ligase family protein, translated as MPGSPASRAGRWAPWWVLAFVALWPLPGIAESVLVLGALYAAVRMVQLRMQGKQHLLSSPAWALTSILFLGYWLPQAFSAFDAIDPATAWRKTAAGLRYLPFMWLVAIAVATPQRRRLTLGGIALITAVWTADALAQAAFGSSALFWSLDQLKQLVSGHGLCNAAEVAAVDRLSGVLGPCNLKFGQVLASLSPFLLFAAARRGGLWGWGVAAAAVGVVLVLAGSRAAWLTYALVVAYSGWRLLGARALIGCLAIGLVAAVAIGFGSSQVRERVARTAMAWEGDGDGDGVNQALSGRAQIWAAAGCMIADHPVNGVGARGFRDAYPGCNPAPQAQEVWGEGPALHAHQIVLEILAETGVLGLLLWLAAAAQAWRAWRFAPLPARERARPAMLALAVTVFPLNTHLAFYSTFWGGLTLLLAALYAGSLLARDDG; from the coding sequence GTGCCCGGCTCCCCGGCGTCCCGCGCCGGTCGCTGGGCGCCGTGGTGGGTGCTGGCGTTCGTGGCACTGTGGCCGTTGCCCGGCATCGCCGAAAGCGTGCTGGTGCTGGGCGCGCTGTATGCCGCCGTGCGCATGGTGCAGCTGCGCATGCAGGGCAAACAGCACCTGCTGAGCAGCCCGGCATGGGCGCTGACCAGCATCCTGTTCCTGGGCTACTGGCTGCCGCAGGCGTTTTCCGCGTTCGATGCGATCGACCCGGCGACGGCCTGGCGCAAGACCGCGGCCGGCCTTCGCTATCTGCCCTTCATGTGGCTGGTGGCGATTGCCGTGGCCACCCCGCAGCGGCGGCGTCTGACGCTGGGCGGCATCGCGCTGATCACTGCGGTGTGGACCGCCGATGCGCTGGCCCAGGCCGCCTTCGGCAGCAGTGCGTTGTTCTGGTCGCTGGACCAGCTCAAGCAGCTGGTGAGCGGGCACGGCCTGTGCAACGCCGCTGAAGTGGCTGCCGTGGACAGGCTCAGCGGCGTGCTGGGGCCGTGCAACCTGAAATTTGGCCAGGTCCTGGCCAGCCTCTCCCCGTTCCTGCTGTTTGCCGCCGCGCGACGCGGCGGACTGTGGGGCTGGGGCGTGGCCGCTGCCGCAGTGGGCGTGGTGCTGGTGCTGGCGGGCTCGCGTGCTGCGTGGCTCACCTATGCGCTGGTCGTGGCGTACTCCGGCTGGCGCCTGCTCGGCGCGCGCGCGTTGATCGGCTGCCTGGCCATCGGGCTGGTGGCCGCGGTGGCGATCGGATTCGGTTCCAGCCAGGTGCGTGAGCGCGTGGCGCGCACCGCGATGGCGTGGGAGGGCGACGGCGACGGCGACGGCGTCAACCAGGCGTTGTCCGGGCGCGCGCAGATCTGGGCTGCGGCCGGCTGCATGATTGCCGACCATCCGGTTAACGGCGTGGGCGCGCGCGGCTTCCGCGATGCGTACCCGGGCTGCAACCCCGCACCGCAGGCGCAGGAAGTGTGGGGCGAAGGCCCGGCGCTGCACGCGCACCAGATCGTGCTGGAAATCCTCGCTGAAACCGGCGTACTGGGCCTGCTGCTGTGGCTGGCTGCCGCCGCCCAGGCCTGGCGCGCGTGGCGCTTCGCGCCTCTACCGGCCCGCGAACGCGCCCGGCCGGCCATGCTGGCGCTGGCGGTCACCGTGTTCCCGCTCAACACCCACCTGGCGTTCTATTCCACCTTCTGGGGCGGGCTCACCCTGCTGCTGGCCGCGCTGTATGCCGGCAGCCTGTTGGCGCGGGACGACGGGTAG
- a CDS encoding REP-associated tyrosine transposase yields the protein MTSPRLQRGRYSHPGYCYALTTTTHGRRRWFDDPLNAEVIIDTLRYMDRCGVSCTLAWVVMPDHVHWLIRLRQDTLARCMLLFKSRSSRLLNERLRRKGKLWQHGYFDHAVRSEESLRRQALYILANPIRAGLAGALGEYPHAWSRWPMEG from the coding sequence ATGACCAGCCCACGCCTCCAACGCGGCCGCTACTCGCATCCGGGCTATTGCTACGCGCTCACCACCACCACGCACGGCAGGCGGAGATGGTTCGACGATCCCCTCAATGCAGAGGTAATCATCGACACGCTGCGCTATATGGATCGTTGTGGAGTCAGTTGCACGTTGGCCTGGGTGGTCATGCCGGACCACGTGCATTGGTTGATCCGGCTGCGGCAAGACACCTTGGCGCGTTGCATGCTGCTGTTCAAATCACGCAGCAGCCGATTGTTGAATGAACGTCTGCGGCGAAAGGGGAAGCTCTGGCAGCACGGGTACTTCGACCACGCCGTGAGAAGTGAGGAATCCTTGCGCCGGCAGGCGTTGTACATCCTCGCCAACCCGATACGTGCGGGATTGGCCGGTGCGCTGGGTGAGTACCCGCACGCGTGGTCGCGGTGGCCCATGGAAGGGTAG
- a CDS encoding glycosyltransferase, whose amino-acid sequence MRRLTVVQLLPALHSGGVERSTLEIASALVAAGHRAIVVSAGGRLVEPLLASGAEHLTLDIGRKSLLTLRHVRSLRALFAEVGADIVHARSRLPAWLGLYALRSLPEAQRPRWVTTVHGLNSPGRYSAVMTSGERVICVSNTVRSFVQTHYPSVPADRLQVIPRGVDVAQFPRVARTDRRARLAVAAQHPTLAGDAPLLLLPGRGTRLKGHRHALQLLAGLHASGVPATLWMPGTREPGREAYVAELEAQARTLGVADAVLMTAPTTRIAQAYAASDLVLQVSDKPEAFGRTVVEALSVGRPVLGWNHGGVGELLTQLQPSGAVALHDGAALLSRALQLLQQPPSLPARIPFTLQAMQRDTLKLYTSLAG is encoded by the coding sequence GTGCGCCGACTGACCGTGGTGCAGCTGCTGCCGGCGCTGCACTCCGGCGGGGTCGAACGCTCCACCCTTGAAATCGCCTCTGCCCTGGTTGCCGCCGGCCACCGGGCCATCGTCGTGTCTGCGGGTGGACGACTGGTCGAGCCGCTGCTGGCCAGCGGTGCCGAACACCTCACCCTGGACATCGGCCGCAAGTCGCTGCTGACCCTGCGCCACGTGCGCAGCCTGCGCGCGTTGTTTGCCGAAGTGGGCGCCGACATCGTGCATGCGCGCTCACGCCTGCCGGCCTGGCTCGGCCTGTACGCCCTGCGCAGCCTTCCCGAGGCCCAGCGCCCGCGTTGGGTCACCACCGTGCACGGGCTGAACTCGCCGGGCCGCTACAGCGCGGTGATGACCAGTGGCGAGCGGGTGATCTGCGTGTCCAACACGGTGCGCAGCTTCGTACAGACGCACTACCCCAGCGTGCCTGCCGACCGTCTGCAGGTGATTCCGCGCGGCGTGGACGTGGCCCAGTTCCCGCGCGTGGCGCGCACCGATCGCCGCGCCCGTCTGGCGGTGGCCGCCCAGCACCCGACGCTGGCCGGCGATGCGCCGCTGTTGTTGCTGCCTGGCCGTGGCACCCGGTTGAAGGGCCACCGGCATGCGCTGCAGCTGCTGGCCGGCCTGCATGCGTCCGGTGTGCCCGCCACGTTGTGGATGCCGGGCACCCGCGAGCCGGGCCGCGAGGCCTATGTAGCCGAACTGGAGGCACAGGCACGCACCCTGGGCGTCGCCGATGCGGTGCTGATGACCGCGCCCACCACGCGCATCGCCCAGGCCTACGCGGCCAGCGACCTGGTGCTGCAGGTGTCGGACAAGCCCGAAGCGTTCGGCCGCACCGTGGTCGAGGCGCTGTCGGTGGGGCGCCCGGTGCTGGGCTGGAACCACGGTGGCGTGGGTGAACTGCTGACGCAGCTGCAACCCTCTGGTGCGGTAGCCTTGCACGACGGTGCGGCGCTGCTGTCGCGTGCGCTGCAGCTGCTGCAGCAACCGCCCAGCCTGCCTGCCCGCATTCCTTTCACCTTGCAGGCGATGCAGCGTGACACCCTCAAGCTCTACACCTCCCTTGCCGGCTGA
- a CDS encoding zinc-finger domain-containing protein: MSHTATAPANAEKRYTVHRTDLPLSCPTPEMALWNSHPRVYLPIEDEPNCEAKCPYCGAVFVLAD; encoded by the coding sequence ATGAGCCATACCGCCACTGCGCCCGCCAACGCCGAGAAGCGCTACACCGTGCATCGCACCGACCTGCCGCTGAGCTGCCCGACCCCGGAAATGGCGCTGTGGAATTCGCACCCGCGCGTGTACCTGCCGATCGAAGACGAGCCCAACTGCGAGGCCAAGTGCCCGTACTGCGGCGCCGTGTTCGTGCTGGCCGACTAA
- a CDS encoding GH92 family glycosyl hydrolase: MTLPAPRPARHALLPLALAVACASLALPALGQGLQTSFERGEPAPLAGKQALQVEVGGGPRAPYAAKPGVGYSGLRALHYTGSGGTQQRRLFNTDVAIEADTTLSWLVLPEIVGTDTVASTYVSLDLLLDDGSRVSASDARDQHGSALGAAAQGDSKTLYPQQWARKAVRLGEVPALRGRRVVAVELQVASATGAPVSGWIDDVQLAAQPRTAPQRASDWVLTTRGTQANGTFSRGNNFPATAVPHGFNFWTPVTDAGALNWLYRWNEQNDARNRPQLQALALSHQPSPWMGDRQTFQVMPSSGRGVPEADRSKRALSFSRDNERARPYRYDVRFDNGIAASIAPTDHAALFQFTFPEKGDANLLFDNVDARGGLTLDAATQTLSGYTDTRSGLSNGATRMYVVASFDAPWRSSGQIKTGRPTGYIKFDAGSTRTVTMRIATSLISVEQARHNLALELAADDTLDRVAGRAQDAWDARLAPFDIGDASDDQKTTLYSSLYRLYLYPNSGHENVGSAAAPEWRYASQASAAEDNTDGSATRSFAPVRDGKVYVNNGFWDTFRTTWPAYALFTKDDAGALVQGFLEQYRAGGWVARWSSPGYADLMVGTSSDVAFADAWLKGIGGFDPEEAYTAALKNATVVPPDRHVGRKGMDRSTFRGYASDDVHEGMSWTMEGALNDFGIANMAQALAKRATSAAARERYATEADYFGHRAGTYATLFDPAAGFFQGRTDDGNWRLTDKDYDPRVWGHDYTESNGWTFAFTAAHDGEGLAGLYGGRAQLAAKLDTFFATPETADPAFAGSYGGTIHEMTEARDVRMGMYAHSNQPAHHIPWMYLYAGQPWKTQQHVREILARLYVGSEIGQGYPGDEDNGETSAWYVLASLGLYPLRMGAPEYAIGSPAFRHAKVALQGGAVLTVNAANNSRENVYVQSLKINGKPWSKTWVPHEVIAKGATLDFVMGPQPSTWGSGPDDAPRSLTARGQRPALLHDLLGSGARAQLADGRAVPALLDDDAGTTVPVGAGTVVFTGVSDGTPSMYTLTSGNGAIRGGAWTLEARRAGGRWVTLDERRGEDFAWALQTRPFAIGKPGRYAEYRLRIAGPGRMQLAEVELLAPMGEQ, from the coding sequence ATGACCCTGCCTGCCCCGCGCCCTGCCCGCCACGCCCTGCTGCCCCTCGCCCTTGCCGTGGCGTGCGCCTCGCTCGCCCTGCCGGCCCTCGGCCAGGGCCTGCAGACCTCCTTCGAGCGCGGCGAACCGGCCCCACTTGCCGGCAAGCAGGCCCTGCAGGTGGAAGTGGGCGGCGGTCCGCGCGCGCCGTATGCGGCCAAGCCAGGGGTCGGCTACAGCGGCCTGCGTGCTCTGCATTACACCGGCAGCGGCGGCACCCAGCAGCGCCGCCTGTTCAACACCGACGTGGCCATCGAGGCCGACACCACGCTGAGCTGGCTGGTGCTGCCGGAGATCGTCGGCACGGACACCGTGGCCTCCACCTACGTGTCGCTGGACCTGCTGCTGGACGACGGCAGCCGGGTCTCGGCCAGCGACGCGCGCGACCAGCACGGCAGTGCGCTTGGCGCCGCCGCGCAGGGCGACTCGAAGACGCTGTACCCGCAGCAGTGGGCACGCAAGGCCGTGCGCCTGGGCGAGGTGCCGGCGCTGCGCGGTCGCCGCGTGGTGGCGGTGGAACTGCAGGTGGCCAGTGCGACCGGGGCGCCGGTGTCGGGCTGGATCGACGACGTGCAGCTGGCCGCGCAACCCCGCACTGCCCCGCAGCGCGCGTCGGACTGGGTGCTGACCACGCGCGGCACGCAGGCCAACGGCACCTTCTCGCGCGGCAATAACTTCCCCGCCACGGCGGTGCCGCACGGCTTCAACTTCTGGACCCCGGTGACCGATGCCGGCGCGTTGAACTGGCTGTACCGCTGGAACGAACAGAACGACGCGCGCAACCGGCCGCAGCTGCAGGCGCTGGCCCTGAGCCACCAGCCCAGCCCGTGGATGGGCGACCGCCAGACCTTCCAGGTGATGCCGTCCAGCGGCCGCGGCGTGCCCGAGGCCGACCGCAGCAAACGCGCGCTGTCGTTCTCGCGCGACAACGAACGTGCGCGCCCCTACCGTTACGACGTGCGTTTCGACAACGGCATCGCCGCGTCGATCGCGCCCACCGACCATGCCGCGTTGTTCCAGTTCACCTTCCCTGAGAAGGGGGACGCCAACCTGCTGTTCGACAACGTCGACGCCCGCGGTGGGCTGACCCTGGATGCGGCCACGCAGACGCTGTCCGGCTACACCGACACCCGCAGCGGCCTGTCCAACGGCGCCACCCGCATGTACGTGGTGGCCAGCTTCGACGCGCCCTGGCGCAGCAGCGGTCAGATCAAGACCGGCCGCCCCACCGGCTACATCAAGTTCGATGCCGGCAGCACGCGCACGGTCACCATGCGCATCGCCACCTCGTTGATCTCCGTGGAGCAGGCCCGCCACAACCTGGCCCTGGAACTGGCCGCCGATGACACGCTCGACCGCGTGGCTGGGCGCGCGCAGGACGCGTGGGATGCACGGCTGGCTCCGTTCGACATCGGCGATGCCAGCGACGACCAGAAAACCACGCTGTATTCCAGCCTCTATCGCCTGTACCTGTACCCCAATTCCGGCCACGAAAACGTGGGCAGCGCCGCCGCGCCCGAATGGCGCTACGCCAGCCAGGCCAGCGCCGCCGAGGACAACACCGACGGCAGCGCCACGCGCAGCTTCGCCCCGGTGCGCGACGGCAAGGTGTACGTCAATAACGGTTTCTGGGACACCTTCCGCACCACTTGGCCGGCCTATGCGTTGTTCACCAAGGACGACGCCGGTGCGCTGGTGCAGGGCTTCCTGGAGCAGTACCGCGCCGGCGGCTGGGTGGCGCGCTGGTCCTCGCCGGGCTATGCCGACCTGATGGTGGGCACCAGTTCGGACGTGGCCTTCGCCGATGCCTGGCTGAAGGGCATCGGCGGCTTCGATCCGGAAGAGGCGTACACGGCCGCACTGAAGAACGCCACCGTGGTGCCGCCGGACCGCCATGTCGGGCGCAAGGGCATGGACCGGTCCACCTTCCGGGGCTACGCCAGTGACGACGTGCACGAGGGCATGTCGTGGACGATGGAAGGGGCACTCAACGACTTCGGCATCGCCAACATGGCCCAGGCCCTGGCCAAGCGCGCCACCAGCGCCGCCGCACGCGAACGCTATGCCACCGAGGCCGACTACTTCGGCCATCGCGCCGGCACCTACGCCACGTTGTTCGACCCGGCCGCCGGGTTCTTCCAGGGCCGCACTGACGACGGCAACTGGCGCCTGACCGACAAGGACTACGACCCGCGCGTGTGGGGCCACGACTACACCGAGAGCAACGGCTGGACCTTCGCCTTCACCGCCGCGCACGACGGCGAGGGCCTGGCCGGGCTGTATGGCGGCCGCGCCCAGCTGGCCGCCAAGCTCGACACGTTCTTCGCCACCCCGGAAACCGCCGATCCCGCCTTCGCCGGCTCCTACGGCGGCACCATCCACGAGATGACCGAAGCGCGCGACGTGCGCATGGGCATGTACGCGCACAGCAACCAGCCGGCGCACCACATCCCGTGGATGTACCTGTACGCCGGCCAGCCGTGGAAGACCCAGCAGCACGTGCGCGAGATCCTGGCGCGGCTGTACGTGGGCAGCGAGATCGGCCAGGGCTACCCGGGCGATGAGGACAACGGCGAGACCTCGGCGTGGTACGTGCTGGCCTCGCTGGGCCTGTACCCGCTGCGCATGGGTGCGCCCGAATATGCGATCGGCTCGCCGGCGTTCCGCCACGCAAAGGTGGCACTGCAGGGCGGCGCGGTGCTGACGGTGAATGCTGCCAACAACTCGCGTGAGAACGTGTACGTGCAGTCGCTGAAGATCAACGGCAAGCCGTGGTCGAAGACCTGGGTGCCGCACGAGGTGATCGCCAAGGGTGCCACGCTGGACTTCGTGATGGGGCCGCAGCCCTCGACCTGGGGCAGCGGCCCGGACGATGCCCCGCGCTCGCTCACCGCACGCGGCCAGCGCCCTGCCCTGCTGCATGACCTGCTGGGCAGCGGCGCACGCGCGCAGCTCGCCGACGGCCGCGCGGTGCCGGCGCTGCTGGACGACGATGCCGGCACGACGGTGCCGGTGGGCGCGGGCACGGTGGTGTTCACCGGGGTGAGCGATGGCACGCCGTCGATGTACACGCTGACCAGTGGCAACGGCGCGATACGCGGCGGTGCGTGGACGCTGGAAGCCCGCCGCGCTGGCGGCCGCTGGGTCACGCTGGACGAGCGCCGCGGCGAGGACTTCGCCTGGGCGTTGCAGACCCGGCCGTTCGCCATCGGCAAACCCGGTCGCTATGCCGAATACCGGCTGCGCATTGCCGGGCCGGGGCGGATGCAGTTGGCCGAGGTGGAGCTGCTGGCACCGATGGGGGAGCAGTGA
- a CDS encoding basic secretory protein-like protein gives MLLGALVVFDAAAFEASQQREGVTLAYSDPADALAAPMRTRIIDTFFAAYVRERADFHPGAPSQVRIVIDPGYDGIAFVGEGKGAATITINPAWLAKHPDDVDLVTHEAMHIVQGYPEYANERVPGWLVEGIADYARDRYGRENAAADWALPMTVKDGQNFDTGYRVTGAFLAWSEAQHPGLVKALDGALRDGRYTPALWQARTGLALPALWAAYVQAR, from the coding sequence GTGTTGCTGGGGGCGTTGGTGGTGTTCGATGCTGCCGCGTTCGAGGCCAGCCAGCAGCGTGAGGGGGTGACGCTGGCCTACAGCGATCCGGCCGATGCGCTGGCCGCCCCGATGCGCACGCGCATCATCGACACGTTCTTTGCTGCGTATGTGCGCGAGCGCGCCGACTTCCATCCCGGTGCGCCGTCGCAGGTGCGCATCGTGATCGACCCGGGCTACGACGGCATCGCCTTCGTCGGCGAAGGCAAGGGCGCGGCCACCATCACGATCAATCCGGCCTGGCTGGCCAAGCACCCCGACGACGTCGACCTGGTCACCCACGAGGCGATGCACATCGTCCAGGGCTATCCCGAATACGCCAATGAGCGCGTGCCGGGCTGGCTGGTGGAAGGCATTGCCGACTACGCGCGTGATCGTTACGGCCGGGAAAATGCGGCCGCGGACTGGGCACTGCCGATGACGGTGAAGGACGGGCAGAACTTCGACACCGGCTACCGGGTGACGGGTGCGTTCCTGGCGTGGAGCGAGGCGCAGCATCCGGGGCTGGTCAAGGCACTGGACGGCGCATTGCGCGACGGGCGTTACACGCCCGCGTTGTGGCAGGCGCGCACGGGGCTGGCGTTGCCGGCGCTGTGGGCGGCGTACGTGCAGGCGCGTTGA